One Gossypium hirsutum isolate 1008001.06 chromosome A11, Gossypium_hirsutum_v2.1, whole genome shotgun sequence genomic window carries:
- the LOC107893558 gene encoding 60S ribosomal protein L18-2, producing MGIDLVAGGKSKKTKRTAPKSDDIYLKLLVKLYRFLVRRTGSKFNAVILKRLFMSKTNKPPLSLSRLIQFMKGKEDKIAVVVGAVTDDIRVYEVPALKVTALRFTETARARIEKAGGECLTFDQLALRAPLGQNTVLLRGPKNAREAVKHFGPAPGVPHSHTKPYVRAKGRKFERARGRRNSKGFRV from the exons ATG GGTATTGACTTGGTCGCTGGCGGCAAGAGCAAGAAGACGAAGAGAACTGCTCCCAAGTCTGATGATATATATCTCAAGCTCCTTGTCAAG CTTTACCGCTTTCTGGTAAGAAGGACTGGCAGCAAATTCAATGCGGTGATCTTGAAGCGGCTATTTATGAGCAAAACCAACAAGCCTCCTTTATCTCTTTCTAGATTGATTCAATTCATGAAGGGCAAg GAGGATAAGATTGCTGTGGTAGTCGGGGCTGTCACCGATGACATTCGTGTGTATGAAGTTCCTGCGCTGAAGGTTACTGCGTTAAGGTTCACTGAAACGGCCAGGGCAAGGATTGAGAAAGCTGGTGGGGAATGTTTAACTTTTGACCAACTTGCTCTTCGAGCACCTCTTGGACAGAACACG GTTCTCCTCCGAGGTCCAAAGAATGCTCGTGAGGCAGTGAAGCACTTCGGACCAGCTCCTGGCGTGCCACACAGCCACACCAAGCCCTATGTGCGGGCAAAGGGAAGGAAATTTGAGAGGGCTAGAGGAAGAAGGAACAGCAAAGGCTTCAGGGTTTGA